The genomic window ATCAACAAGCGCCAATGCTGTTTCCAGCGATCCGTTGTGGTTCACACCTGCTTCGGCAATGACGGTTACATGCTGGCTCACCGCACCACCTCCAGCGCTGTCGTGCCTGCACGCATGTCATCAATGCTGCGCTCGGCGCCCGCAAAATGCATGTGCTTGATCAAGAGACCGTCAAGCGGAACCGTTTTGAGAGCGGTCACCATGTCCCGGCAGGTATCATCCGCCCCATAGGGCGTGTCATACCGTGCAGCAATGGCTTGCGAGGCAGGCGACAAGGCCTGCGTCAACGCACCGGCAATGGCATTCGGGGTTTCCGCGCAATCAATCACGCTGGCCGCCCGCAGCCGCCCATCCTGACGCGGACCAATGTTGACGGTTGGCGTTCCAAGCGCAGGCGCTTCAATGATGCCGCTGGACGAGTTTCCGACCACAGCACGCGCTGCCTTGACCAGCGACAGGTACCGCCCATGCCCAAGCGACGGCACAACCACCGCCGCCGGGTGGGCATCGGCAATACGCTGCATGCCGTCAGCAACAGCGCTGCTGCCGGGGTCCGCATTCACCCCGGTCATCACGACCTGCATGTCGCTGAAGAGTGACAGCGCTTCTCCCAGTGCCAGAACAGGCCCAACGCCATGATCATCCGCCAGGGTGACGGGGTGATAGGTCACTGCCAATACGTCCATGTCCGGGTCAAGCCCAAGGCCTGACGCAATCGGTGCCCAGTCCATGATCGGCTGCGTCCGAATGGTCTCGACCGCCAGTGATCCGACGGAGAATACCCGTGCGGGGTCCTCACCCATGGAAATGATGCGGTCCGCATAGGCCTGCGCCGCAGGAAAATGCAGATGCGCCATCTTGGTCACCGCATGGCGAACCTGTTCGTCGATCTGTCCTTCGCTCGCTTCACCGCCATGCACATGCGCCAGCGGCACTCGGGCCATCAAGGCAGCTGAGGCTGCGCCGAGAATTTCAAATCTGTCTCCAAGGACGATTGCCAGATCCGGCTTCAAGTCAGCAAAAGCATCCGCAAAGCCGCCGCAGGCAGCGCCAAGCGCATGGCCCGCCCCGCGCGCACTGTCATCTTCAAGCGGCATCGGCACACGGGCAGCAATGTCAAAACCTGCTGCTTCAATC from Candidatus Phaeomarinobacter ectocarpi includes these protein-coding regions:
- the neuC gene encoding UDP-N-acetylglucosamine 2-epimerase — encoded protein: MIEVSRHIALVTTTRADWGILRPLATTLRDDADVRLSIIAGGAHLSEQHGMTVSEIEAAGFDIAARVPMPLEDDSARGAGHALGAACGGFADAFADLKPDLAIVLGDRFEILGAASAALMARVPLAHVHGGEASEGQIDEQVRHAVTKMAHLHFPAAQAYADRIISMGEDPARVFSVGSLAVETIRTQPIMDWAPIASGLGLDPDMDVLAVTYHPVTLADDHGVGPVLALGEALSLFSDMQVVMTGVNADPGSSAVADGMQRIADAHPAAVVVPSLGHGRYLSLVKAARAVVGNSSSGIIEAPALGTPTVNIGPRQDGRLRAASVIDCAETPNAIAGALTQALSPASQAIAARYDTPYGADDTCRDMVTALKTVPLDGLLIKHMHFAGAERSIDDMRAGTTALEVVR